A genomic window from Synechococcus sp. CBW1107 includes:
- a CDS encoding HAD family hydrolase — protein sequence MLARREGVPVLITKGAFLKVREVCDRAETAAGAVVPLAAVEADLRERYAAWSAEGCRVPRAVSRTDVTGMTVLGLLALTDPLRPGVKATVAELARLGVRLKMITGHNALVAARVGREAGLRNPEVLTGTQMQQLSDSALPVRAEQVDVFAEIEPSQKERLIHALRRSGHVVGYLGGGRGPGGGRHRAAGSRPGRAAGGHPRGKAHLRQPGLDGGGVPGPALSAAAAQADPAHQSAHRSAGDDHRLRPGGS from the coding sequence GTGCTGGCCCGCAGGGAGGGCGTCCCGGTGCTGATCACCAAGGGGGCCTTTCTCAAGGTGCGGGAGGTGTGTGACCGGGCGGAAACCGCTGCCGGCGCCGTTGTGCCGCTGGCGGCCGTGGAGGCGGACCTGCGCGAGCGGTATGCCGCCTGGAGCGCCGAGGGGTGTCGGGTGCCCCGCGCGGTGAGCCGCACCGACGTAACCGGCATGACCGTTCTGGGTCTGCTGGCACTCACGGATCCGCTCCGGCCCGGCGTGAAGGCCACCGTGGCCGAACTCGCGCGTCTCGGGGTGCGGCTGAAGATGATCACCGGCCACAATGCCCTGGTGGCGGCACGGGTGGGCCGTGAAGCCGGTCTGCGCAACCCGGAGGTGCTCACCGGCACCCAGATGCAGCAGCTCTCCGACAGTGCCCTGCCGGTGCGGGCCGAGCAGGTGGATGTGTTCGCCGAGATCGAGCCCAGCCAGAAGGAGCGGCTGATCCATGCCCTGCGGCGCTCCGGCCACGTGGTGGGCTACCTGGGCGGTGGACGTGGCCCGGGAGGCGGCCGACATCGTGCTGCTGGATCCCGACCCGGCCGTGCTGCTGGCGGGCATCCGCGAGGGAAGGCGCACCTTCGCCAACCTGGTCTCGATGGCGGTGGCGTCCCTGGCCCTGCCCTTTCTGCCGCTGCTGCCCAAGCAGATCCTGCTCACCAATCTGCTCACCGATCTGCCGGAGATGACCATCGCCTCCGACCGGGTGGATCCTGA
- a CDS encoding cation transporting ATPase C-terminal domain-containing protein — translation MTIASDRVDPEWISSPHRWRIPFIKRFMVTFGLVSSLFDVLTFLVLLRILHADAAQFRSGWFLESVFSAASIVLVIRTRGPLLHSRPSRALVAATIAVGMLTLPLPWTPLGRLFGFVPLPLEFLLLILLAYVASAELAKGWFHRRWAG, via the coding sequence ATGACCATCGCCTCCGACCGGGTGGATCCTGAGTGGATCAGCAGCCCCCACCGCTGGAGAATCCCGTTCATCAAGCGGTTCATGGTCACCTTCGGTCTGGTGAGTTCTCTCTTCGACGTCCTCACCTTCCTGGTGCTGCTCCGGATCCTCCACGCCGACGCCGCCCAGTTCCGCAGCGGCTGGTTTCTGGAATCAGTGTTCTCGGCCGCCTCGATCGTGCTGGTGATCCGCACCCGCGGTCCTCTGCTCCACAGTCGCCCTTCAAGGGCACTGGTGGCGGCCACGATCGCGGTGGGCATGCTCACCCTGCCCCTGCCCTGGACGCCGTTGGGGCGCCTGTTCGGGTTCGTGCCCCTGCCGCTGGAGTTTCTGCTGCTGATCCTGCTGGCCTACGTGGCCAGCGCCGAGCTGGCCAAGGGCTGGTTCCACCGGCGCTGGGCCGGCTGA
- a CDS encoding ABC transporter substrate-binding protein gives MGLRSTLRYAVLALLLVGLIATGALWAQRQAPVVVTALMPAPFVEATVPIVERFNRSHPGIVLRVNRGPFETEAISDLAISSLLLGDSPYDLLLMDVTWTPKYAAAGWLAPLEPLLGDDALAGVVPGAQEGNRFDGHLWRIPLVADMGLLYWRTDLMATPPRTPDELMATAGALQRAGRVRWGYVWQGRQYEGLSCVLLEVLHGFGGTWLSASGDRVELGSPAGVAAAAWLRQLIVQGITPRAVANFAEPEALQSFEAGDAALMRNWPYAWAELQKPGSQVRGKVGVTTMVAAPGGRPAATQGSWGFSLVSQSPHPREAALVIAALTAPEVQKDLAQRLGYTPTLLALFEDPELVAANPVLPELRRALEATVLRPLSPLYAQLSDILQRQLSEVITGERVAAEGMERAQSLSNQLLRASGVGVSGGAARS, from the coding sequence ATGGGGCTGCGCAGCACCCTGCGATACGCCGTCCTGGCTCTCCTGCTTGTGGGCCTGATCGCCACCGGAGCCCTCTGGGCGCAACGCCAGGCACCTGTGGTCGTCACGGCGCTGATGCCGGCGCCGTTCGTGGAGGCCACCGTGCCGATCGTGGAGCGCTTCAACCGCAGCCATCCCGGCATCGTGCTGCGGGTGAACCGGGGCCCCTTCGAGACCGAGGCCATCTCCGATCTGGCGATCAGCAGCCTGCTGCTGGGGGACAGCCCCTACGACCTGCTGCTGATGGACGTCACCTGGACGCCGAAGTATGCCGCCGCTGGCTGGCTCGCCCCCCTGGAGCCGCTGCTGGGGGACGACGCCCTCGCCGGGGTGGTGCCGGGGGCTCAGGAGGGCAACCGCTTCGATGGCCACCTCTGGCGGATCCCCCTGGTGGCCGACATGGGGCTGCTCTACTGGCGCACCGATCTGATGGCGACGCCCCCGCGCACCCCCGACGAGCTGATGGCCACCGCCGGCGCACTGCAGCGGGCTGGCCGGGTGCGCTGGGGCTACGTCTGGCAGGGCCGCCAGTACGAGGGACTGAGCTGTGTCCTCCTGGAGGTGCTGCACGGCTTCGGCGGGACCTGGCTCTCCGCCTCGGGTGATCGAGTGGAGCTGGGCAGCCCGGCCGGGGTGGCCGCGGCCGCCTGGTTGCGCCAGCTGATCGTTCAGGGCATCACCCCTCGGGCGGTGGCCAATTTCGCCGAACCGGAGGCGCTGCAGAGCTTCGAGGCCGGCGATGCCGCCCTGATGCGCAACTGGCCTTACGCCTGGGCCGAGCTGCAGAAACCCGGCAGCCAGGTCAGGGGGAAGGTGGGCGTGACCACGATGGTGGCCGCCCCCGGGGGGCGCCCAGCCGCCACCCAGGGCAGCTGGGGATTCTCACTGGTGAGCCAGAGCCCCCATCCCCGCGAGGCCGCACTGGTGATCGCCGCCCTCACGGCGCCGGAGGTTCAGAAGGACCTGGCTCAGCGGCTGGGCTACACCCCCACGCTCTTGGCCCTGTTCGAGGACCCGGAGCTGGTGGCGGCGAACCCGGTGCTGCCGGAGCTGCGCCGGGCGCTGGAGGCCACGGTGCTGCGTCCGCTCAGCCCGCTCTATGCCCAGCTCAGTGACATCCTGCAGCGGCAGCTCAGCGAGGTGATCACCGGCGAGCGGGTGGCCGCCGAGGGCATGGAGCGGGCCCAGAGCCTCAGCAACCAGTTGCTGAGGGCCAGCGGCGTGGGGGTCAGCGGCGGGGCGGCGCGGTCATGA
- a CDS encoding carbohydrate ABC transporter permease → MTLLLTLPALLLLALVFAVPLLRYGWLSFHADSVITGLQPVPNGGANWLRLLEDERFWQDTVQTLRFTGLSVSLELLLGLALALLLHQSWRGRTAVRTITLLPWALPTAVMALGWRWIFNDPYGPINALVQALGLPALPFLSSPASTWLVVVLADVWKTTPFVALLLLAGLQSIPMDLYEAFALEGGTPAQALRRITLPLLLPYVFLAVLFRLAQALGVFDLVQILTGGGPAGSTETLALYSYLSAMRFLDFGYSATVMLGMFMLLLGLTAALLLGRRWLAGGRS, encoded by the coding sequence ATGACCCTTCTGCTCACGCTGCCCGCTCTGCTGCTGCTGGCGCTGGTCTTCGCCGTGCCCCTGCTGCGTTACGGCTGGCTCAGCTTCCATGCCGACTCGGTGATCACCGGCCTGCAGCCGGTGCCCAACGGCGGTGCCAACTGGCTGCGCCTGCTCGAGGACGAGCGCTTCTGGCAGGACACCGTTCAGACCCTGCGCTTCACCGGGCTGTCGGTGTCGCTGGAGCTGCTGCTGGGGCTGGCCCTGGCCTTGCTGCTGCATCAGAGCTGGCGGGGCCGCACAGCGGTGCGCACGATCACCCTGCTGCCCTGGGCCCTGCCCACCGCGGTGATGGCTCTGGGCTGGCGCTGGATCTTCAATGATCCCTACGGACCGATCAATGCCCTGGTGCAGGCGCTGGGACTGCCGGCGCTGCCCTTTCTGAGCAGCCCCGCCAGCACCTGGCTGGTGGTGGTGCTCGCGGATGTCTGGAAGACCACTCCCTTCGTGGCTCTGCTGCTGCTGGCCGGACTGCAGTCGATCCCCATGGACCTCTACGAGGCCTTCGCCCTGGAGGGCGGCACACCCGCTCAGGCTCTGCGCCGGATCACCCTGCCGCTGCTGCTGCCCTATGTCTTCCTTGCCGTGCTGTTCCGGCTGGCCCAGGCGCTGGGAGTGTTCGACCTGGTGCAGATCCTCACCGGCGGTGGCCCGGCCGGGAGCACCGAAACCCTGGCTCTCTATTCCTATCTCTCAGCCATGCGCTTTCTCGATTTCGGCTACAGCGCCACGGTGATGCTGGGGATGTTCATGCTGCTGCTGGGTCTCACCGCCGCTCTGCTGCTGGGCCGGCGCTGGCTGGCGGGGGGGAGATCCTGA
- a CDS encoding carbohydrate ABC transporter permease: MRFRRLAVLLVLLWSLLPLFWQLYTSLRTGAALVNPQADLTGWTFDNYRQILSGDPPFWRFLLNSTVVGLTTTALTLLLAIPCAYGLQRQRAGIRVALSGVLLAAAVFPYVLLFLALLELARRFGLANHLLALSLPYAGLSLPLAVLLLGAAFRDLPPELEESAVLEGLNLWQRLRWVLLPLIAPASASTGLLVFLFSWNEYPIALTWISRQELLTLPIAIARIAGSSVYTVPYGAFAAATVLGSLPLLALVVIFQKPIVAGLTQGAVK; the protein is encoded by the coding sequence ATGCGGTTCCGTCGCCTGGCCGTGCTGCTCGTGCTGCTCTGGAGCTTGCTGCCTCTGTTCTGGCAGCTCTACACCTCACTGCGCACAGGGGCGGCTCTGGTGAATCCTCAGGCGGACCTCACGGGCTGGACCTTCGACAACTACCGGCAGATCCTCTCGGGTGATCCACCCTTCTGGCGCTTCCTGCTCAACAGCACAGTGGTGGGGCTGACCACCACGGCCCTGACCCTGCTGCTGGCCATCCCCTGCGCCTACGGCCTCCAGCGGCAGCGGGCCGGAATCCGGGTGGCGCTGAGTGGCGTGCTGCTCGCTGCCGCGGTGTTCCCCTATGTGCTGCTCTTCCTGGCGCTGCTGGAGCTGGCCAGGCGCTTCGGGCTGGCCAACCATCTGCTGGCGCTGAGCCTGCCCTACGCCGGCCTCTCCCTGCCTCTGGCGGTGTTGCTGCTGGGGGCGGCGTTCCGGGATCTGCCGCCGGAGCTGGAGGAATCTGCCGTGCTGGAGGGCCTCAACCTCTGGCAGCGGCTGCGCTGGGTGCTGCTGCCGCTGATCGCCCCCGCCAGCGCCAGCACCGGGCTGCTGGTGTTCCTGTTCAGCTGGAACGAATACCCGATCGCCCTCACCTGGATCAGCCGCCAGGAGCTGCTCACCCTGCCCATCGCCATCGCCCGCATCGCCGGTTCCTCCGTGTACACCGTTCCCTATGGCGCCTTCGCGGCGGCCACCGTGCTGGGCAGCCTGCCGCTGCTGGCCCTGGTGGTGATCTTCCAGAAGCCGATCGTGGCGGGCCTGACCCAGGGGGCCGTCAAATGA
- a CDS encoding ABC transporter ATP-binding protein yields the protein MSGIQRPQGLVLEGLERRVGGTLVLDGLNLGVAPGECLALLGPSGCGKTTTLRLIAGLDQPSAGSIRLDGDDITRQPPSRRQVGMVFQSYALYPHLTVERNLSLGMELRGLPRDRIAEQISSVLELLQLEPQRRRRPAELSGGQRQRVALARALVRKPRLFLLDEPMSNLDAQLREDLRAELRLLLCGGPQPVVYVTHDQQEAMGLADRIAVLQQGRLQQIGTPRELYDEPANLFVAGFIGRPRINVLPAEAGRIRAVRPEHLEPVTEGGLPARVLLREWQGASQLLQLDTPHGRWRMVCDGRVEVGETMGLGWPAARELWFESGSGRRLA from the coding sequence ATGAGCGGTATTCAGCGGCCGCAGGGCCTGGTGCTCGAGGGGCTGGAGAGACGCGTCGGCGGCACCCTCGTGCTCGACGGCCTCAACCTCGGCGTGGCGCCGGGGGAGTGCCTGGCACTGCTGGGCCCCAGCGGCTGCGGCAAGACCACCACCCTGAGGCTGATCGCCGGGCTCGATCAGCCCAGCGCCGGCAGCATCCGCCTCGATGGCGACGACATCACCCGGCAGCCGCCCAGCCGCAGGCAGGTGGGGATGGTGTTCCAGAGCTATGCCCTCTACCCCCACCTCACGGTGGAGCGGAACCTCTCCCTGGGGATGGAGCTGCGCGGCCTCCCCCGCGATCGGATCGCGGAGCAGATCAGCTCGGTGCTGGAGCTGTTGCAGCTGGAGCCCCAGCGCCGGCGCCGGCCGGCGGAACTCTCGGGCGGTCAGCGCCAGCGGGTGGCCCTGGCCCGGGCTCTGGTGCGCAAGCCGCGGTTGTTTCTGCTCGATGAGCCGATGAGCAATCTCGATGCCCAGTTGCGCGAGGACCTGCGCGCGGAGCTGCGCCTGTTGCTCTGCGGCGGCCCCCAGCCTGTGGTCTATGTGACCCACGATCAGCAGGAGGCCATGGGCCTGGCCGACCGCATCGCCGTGCTGCAGCAGGGGCGGCTGCAGCAGATCGGCACCCCCCGTGAGCTCTACGACGAGCCCGCCAATCTTTTCGTGGCCGGCTTCATCGGCCGACCGCGCATCAATGTGCTGCCCGCCGAGGCCGGCCGCATCCGGGCGGTCCGCCCGGAACACCTGGAGCCCGTGACGGAAGGGGGGCTGCCGGCCCGGGTGCTGCTGCGTGAGTGGCAGGGGGCCAGCCAGCTGCTCCAGCTCGACACGCCCCACGGCCGCTGGCGCATGGTCTGCGATGGCCGGGTGGAGGTGGGCGAAACCATGGGGCTGGGCTGGCCGGCGGCGCGCGAACTGTGGTTCGAATCCGGCAGTGGCCGGCGGCTCGCCTAG
- a CDS encoding gamma-glutamylcyclotransferase, whose protein sequence is MSELVFVYGSLKRGEPNHPWLHGSHFLGRRRLVGARLHDLGPYPMAVPAAAELKLDEPREPPEPALIHGELYALEGSVLSRLDQLEDVPREYQRQRWQLSDGSLAWLYLGRHEQVIGLPLVPYGDWRSTPVFSYGSNLCPSQLARRCPRWDGSGLVARLEGWRWGINKRRLGRAPGEGAAGLVRHSGAHCWGVVHHHSPDDRAALDHCEGVAAGHYGHQRVQVITDSGERLDALTYVPTPAWRTPGLSAGGDYAAAILRGARHWRLPEAWLGLLEAELR, encoded by the coding sequence ATGTCCGAGCTGGTGTTCGTCTACGGGAGCCTGAAGCGGGGGGAGCCCAACCACCCCTGGCTCCACGGCAGCCACTTCCTCGGGCGGCGGCGCCTGGTGGGAGCCAGGCTGCACGACCTCGGCCCCTACCCGATGGCGGTGCCTGCCGCCGCTGAGCTGAAACTGGATGAGCCCCGGGAACCACCGGAACCCGCGCTGATCCATGGCGAGCTGTATGCCCTGGAGGGGAGCGTCCTGTCCCGGCTCGATCAGCTTGAAGACGTGCCCCGCGAGTACCAGCGCCAGCGCTGGCAGTTGAGCGACGGCAGCCTGGCCTGGCTGTACCTGGGCCGCCATGAGCAGGTGATCGGCCTGCCGCTGGTGCCCTACGGCGACTGGAGGAGCACCCCGGTGTTCAGCTACGGCTCGAACCTCTGCCCCTCCCAGCTGGCACGGCGCTGTCCGCGCTGGGATGGCAGCGGCCTGGTGGCGCGGCTGGAGGGCTGGCGCTGGGGGATCAACAAACGGCGCCTGGGCCGCGCCCCGGGCGAAGGGGCCGCTGGGCTGGTGCGTCACAGCGGCGCCCACTGCTGGGGAGTGGTGCACCATCACAGCCCGGATGATCGGGCCGCCCTCGACCACTGCGAGGGCGTGGCGGCCGGTCACTACGGCCACCAGAGGGTCCAGGTGATCACCGACAGCGGCGAGCGCCTCGACGCCCTCACCTACGTGCCCACTCCCGCCTGGCGCACCCCAGGGCTGAGCGCCGGCGGCGACTACGCCGCGGCCATCCTGCGGGGAGCCCGCCACTGGCGTCTGCCGGAGGCCTGGCTGGGCCTGCTGGAGGCTGAGCTGCGCTAG
- a CDS encoding DCC1-like thiol-disulfide oxidoreductase family protein yields the protein MISAASTTPASAETGTIQLVFDGGCPFCSAFAAMGELRGGLPQLRIIDGRADHALRRQLKARGFDLARGAVLIEGEHCWHGAEAVQRLCAQLRPSSTLLSLLTTVFGEEERSRRLYPLLLAARRGALALRGLPVDPDDTARLSL from the coding sequence TTGATTTCAGCCGCTTCAACGACACCCGCCAGCGCTGAAACCGGCACCATCCAGCTGGTGTTTGACGGTGGCTGTCCCTTCTGCAGCGCGTTTGCCGCCATGGGCGAACTGCGTGGGGGTCTGCCTCAGCTGCGGATCATCGATGGCCGCGCCGATCACGCCTTGCGCCGGCAGCTCAAGGCACGGGGTTTCGATCTGGCCAGGGGGGCGGTGCTGATCGAGGGTGAGCACTGCTGGCATGGGGCCGAGGCTGTGCAGCGGCTCTGCGCTCAGTTGCGGCCAAGTTCCACCCTGCTGAGCCTGCTCACAACGGTGTTCGGCGAAGAGGAGCGCAGCCGCAGGCTCTACCCCCTGCTGCTGGCCGCCCGCCGTGGTGCCCTGGCCCTGCGGGGACTGCCGGTCGATCCGGATGACACCGCCCGGCTTAGCCTCTGA
- a CDS encoding ion channel produces the protein MSPFRSLRTRPSRLRPVRLLKLDGVYRADNIDSLISQWREPYRLMLSVPWPGFLLLIALAYLGTNVVFALLYLLDAPGIGGLPPGQMAGFSDAFFFSVQTLGSIGYGVLHPVSPLVNALVTLQAFVSLVFTAVTTGLVFARFSRSRAEIRFSEVATVQPWDGRPCLTFRIANVHHNNLVSAQVQAYLAIDERSVEGETMRRLHRLELVRGQAFLFQLMWTVMHPIGPDSPLHGLGQAELRAAHGEVLVAFEGVDETVRSPVFKRAAYTSSQIRFDETFVDIVKDDQSEFRCLDFSRFNDTRQR, from the coding sequence ATGAGCCCTTTCCGTTCCCTGCGGACCCGACCGAGCCGCCTGCGCCCCGTGCGCCTGCTCAAGCTCGATGGCGTCTACCGCGCCGACAACATCGACAGCCTGATCAGCCAGTGGCGGGAGCCCTACCGGCTGATGCTCAGCGTGCCCTGGCCGGGCTTCCTGCTGCTGATCGCCCTGGCCTACCTGGGCACCAACGTCGTCTTCGCCCTGCTCTATCTGCTGGATGCCCCCGGCATCGGCGGACTGCCCCCGGGCCAGATGGCAGGCTTCAGCGACGCCTTCTTCTTCAGCGTTCAGACCCTGGGCTCGATCGGCTACGGCGTGCTCCATCCCGTCTCGCCGCTGGTGAACGCGCTGGTCACCCTGCAGGCCTTCGTGAGCCTGGTGTTCACCGCCGTGACCACCGGCCTGGTGTTCGCCCGTTTCTCCCGCAGCCGGGCGGAGATCCGCTTCAGCGAGGTGGCCACGGTCCAGCCCTGGGATGGGCGGCCCTGCCTCACCTTCCGCATCGCCAACGTGCACCACAACAATCTGGTCAGCGCGCAGGTGCAGGCCTATCTGGCCATCGATGAACGCAGCGTCGAAGGCGAAACGATGCGCCGCCTGCACCGGCTGGAGCTGGTGCGCGGCCAGGCCTTCCTGTTCCAGCTGATGTGGACGGTGATGCACCCCATCGGTCCCGACAGCCCCCTGCACGGCCTGGGCCAGGCCGAGTTGCGCGCCGCCCACGGGGAGGTGCTGGTGGCGTTCGAGGGCGTCGATGAAACAGTGCGCAGCCCGGTGTTCAAACGCGCCGCGTACACCAGCAGCCAGATCCGCTTCGACGAAACCTTCGTCGATATCGTCAAAGATGACCAGAGCGAGTTCCGCTGTCTTGATTTCAGCCGCTTCAACGACACCCGCCAGCGCTGA
- a CDS encoding GNAT family N-acetyltransferase codes for MAESHLPLVTEWARREGFCPGVGDTGVYRHTDAAGLWVGCLGEEPVGCIAGIRYDERYGFIGLFLVRPAFRGRGYGVALWRQALAHLDGVACIGLEAAPERLIDYSHWGFKAAYNTLRWRLPSASRARCSGGQLPAGFAVVAAAELGADAGSNELVLTYDARHEATPRPHFLGEWLRQDSGTVELVRDELGCCRGFGRIRPCLLPDDAGAVGWRLGPLLADAPPLAGALLDRLCSERSGPVLIDAPEVNPRAHRLLEQRGFQIAGRTVRMYRGTPPELPLGDIYGLACLELG; via the coding sequence ATGGCCGAGTCACACCTGCCGCTGGTGACGGAATGGGCCCGTCGGGAAGGTTTCTGCCCTGGTGTGGGCGACACCGGTGTGTATCGCCATACCGATGCCGCTGGTCTCTGGGTGGGCTGCCTGGGGGAGGAGCCGGTGGGATGTATCGCGGGCATTCGTTACGACGAACGCTATGGATTCATCGGCCTGTTCCTTGTGCGGCCGGCCTTCCGCGGCCGCGGCTACGGAGTGGCGCTCTGGCGTCAGGCCCTCGCGCATCTCGATGGGGTGGCCTGCATCGGCCTGGAGGCGGCGCCCGAGCGACTGATCGACTACAGCCACTGGGGCTTCAAGGCGGCTTACAACACCCTCCGCTGGCGCCTGCCATCTGCCAGCCGCGCTCGTTGCAGCGGAGGTCAGCTGCCGGCGGGGTTTGCCGTGGTGGCTGCGGCGGAGCTGGGCGCGGATGCCGGCAGCAACGAACTGGTGCTGACCTATGACGCCCGCCATGAAGCCACTCCGCGCCCCCACTTCCTGGGGGAATGGCTGCGGCAGGACAGCGGCACCGTGGAGCTGGTGCGCGATGAGCTGGGCTGCTGCCGCGGCTTCGGGCGGATCAGACCCTGCCTGCTCCCCGATGACGCCGGCGCCGTGGGCTGGCGGCTGGGCCCCCTGCTGGCGGATGCTCCGCCGCTCGCCGGTGCCTTGCTCGATCGGCTCTGCTCGGAGCGGAGCGGGCCGGTGCTGATCGACGCCCCCGAAGTCAATCCCAGGGCCCATCGACTGCTGGAGCAGCGCGGCTTCCAGATCGCCGGCCGCACCGTGCGCATGTACCGGGGAACCCCTCCCGAGCTGCCACTGGGGGACATCTATGGCCTGGCCTGCCTGGAGCTGGGCTGA
- a CDS encoding AbrB family transcriptional regulator: MLTGPDLLAKVKEMGDASKSDLVRSCGYVSSKKDGSERLNFTAFYEALLEAKGVSLGAGGGAGAGKSGRKLSYVTKVQFNGNLLIGKAYTALIDLKPGDEFQIKLGRKQIRLVPVGGDDEDE, from the coding sequence ATGCTCACCGGACCTGACCTGCTCGCCAAGGTGAAGGAGATGGGTGATGCCTCCAAGTCCGACCTGGTGCGCAGCTGCGGCTACGTGAGTTCCAAGAAAGACGGCAGTGAGCGGCTTAACTTCACGGCCTTCTACGAAGCGCTGCTGGAGGCCAAGGGCGTCAGCCTCGGTGCCGGCGGCGGCGCCGGTGCCGGCAAGAGTGGCCGCAAGCTCAGCTACGTCACCAAGGTTCAGTTCAACGGCAACCTGCTGATCGGCAAGGCCTACACCGCCCTGATCGACCTCAAGCCCGGCGATGAGTTCCAGATCAAGCTCGGCCGCAAGCAGATCCGTCTCGTTCCTGTCGGGGGCGACGACGAAGACGAGTGA
- a CDS encoding methyltransferase domain-containing protein: MTATAWDQRYLEGRDGWELGQAAPPLQQFLNEHPLSPKPPGRVLVPGCGRGHEARLLAGLGFSVTGIDISTEALREARRLDQPGVSCQWLQLDVLDPVALNKEGLAAASMIGVVEHTCFCAIDPARRGAYARSMGTLVAPGGWFLGLFWCHSRSGGPPFGSQPEQVNGLLESVGFEAAVWGPAQGGLPSRDNEWLGLWRRRS, translated from the coding sequence TTGACCGCAACGGCCTGGGATCAGCGTTACCTGGAGGGTCGTGATGGATGGGAACTCGGCCAGGCGGCTCCGCCGTTGCAACAGTTTCTGAACGAGCATCCTCTCTCACCCAAGCCTCCGGGCCGGGTGCTGGTGCCCGGTTGCGGCCGCGGCCATGAAGCGCGGCTGCTGGCTGGCCTCGGCTTCTCGGTGACAGGAATCGACATCAGCACCGAAGCGCTGCGCGAAGCCCGCAGGCTGGATCAGCCCGGCGTGTCCTGTCAGTGGCTGCAGCTGGATGTCCTCGACCCTGTCGCGCTGAACAAGGAGGGATTGGCAGCGGCCAGCATGATCGGTGTGGTGGAGCACACCTGCTTCTGCGCGATCGATCCAGCCCGGCGCGGAGCCTATGCCAGGAGCATGGGGACCCTGGTGGCACCGGGAGGCTGGTTTCTGGGACTGTTCTGGTGCCACTCCCGCAGCGGCGGACCACCGTTCGGCTCTCAACCTGAGCAGGTGAACGGGTTACTGGAGAGCGTCGGCTTTGAAGCCGCAGTGTGGGGGCCCGCTCAGGGCGGGCTGCCCAGCCGGGATAACGAATGGCTCGGTCTCTGGCGGCGGAGAAGCTGA
- a CDS encoding thiol-disulfide oxidoreductase DCC family protein: protein MAIPEMILLYDGACPLCRREVESLGRRDGGRGAIRFVDVDDPLYDPDAFQGISYREAMGRVHGITADGRVLRDLAVFQEAYRLVGLGWIYAPVEWPVIGPLAQVVYRLWARLRLRITGRPDLDTLCAGREAAACRSSPVASS from the coding sequence ATGGCCATCCCCGAGATGATCCTTCTCTACGACGGAGCCTGTCCACTCTGCAGGCGTGAGGTGGAGAGTCTCGGCCGTCGTGATGGCGGCCGTGGAGCGATTCGCTTCGTTGATGTCGATGATCCGCTCTATGACCCTGACGCCTTCCAGGGGATCAGCTATCGCGAGGCGATGGGCCGCGTTCACGGGATCACCGCCGATGGCCGCGTGCTGCGCGATCTGGCGGTGTTCCAGGAGGCCTACCGCCTGGTGGGGCTCGGTTGGATCTATGCCCCCGTCGAGTGGCCCGTGATCGGCCCGCTGGCCCAGGTGGTCTATCGACTCTGGGCGCGCCTGCGACTGCGCATCACCGGCCGCCCCGATCTCGACACCCTCTGCGCCGGGCGTGAGGCCGCCGCCTGCCGCTCCTCACCAGTGGCGTCCAGCTGA
- a CDS encoding nuclear transport factor 2 family protein — protein MDQARLQALFTKPYGTPPPGDAQWRSLYAEDVHFQDPTQERHGLAAYIQAQEGLVKRCDDIYLKPGAIAIDGKTAFVEWEMGLKIKGIEFIYPGTTRLLLNDVGLIVDHRDYFDFVGPTFSPVPVVGGFVRWLYRRFVD, from the coding sequence ATGGATCAAGCCAGGCTGCAAGCCCTGTTCACCAAGCCGTACGGCACTCCGCCCCCGGGAGACGCGCAGTGGCGCTCCCTCTACGCCGAAGACGTGCATTTTCAGGATCCCACCCAGGAACGGCATGGGCTTGCGGCCTACATCCAGGCACAGGAGGGCCTCGTGAAGCGCTGTGATGACATCTATCTGAAGCCTGGGGCGATCGCGATCGACGGCAAGACCGCCTTCGTGGAGTGGGAGATGGGCCTGAAGATCAAAGGCATCGAGTTCATCTATCCCGGCACGACCCGACTGCTGCTCAACGACGTGGGTCTGATCGTCGACCACCGCGACTACTTCGACTTCGTGGGGCCAACCTTCTCGCCGGTTCCAGTCGTGGGGGGATTTGTGCGCTGGCTGTACAGACGCTTCGTGGACTGA